A genome region from Marasmius oreades isolate 03SP1 chromosome 5, whole genome shotgun sequence includes the following:
- a CDS encoding uncharacterized protein (MEROPS:MER0001218), with translation MADTDQINWIRVTSTHESVPSYNAYTYPIQKPDTDYREYRIIKLRNGLKVTLVHDEKATKAAATLNVAIGHLSDSDDLPSLTLLCFRMLYKGTKEFPKENDFIDFLNVNHGGFDAETDASNTTYHLNITVSRLSEALSRFSALFHCPLFSIECLTQELKTMTSEQTDQPLDASFRVLTVLMHLSKNGHVLKQPKSEKSLEKLRKLVGKPEATPSDLCDDVELLKEIRRRLVEWWEKEYCSSRMDLCVVGKESLDELAEMVATRFSPIRNRNVVPLPVIRDHPIGPDEIGQIIMIQAGADIPQLQVTFAVENQSALWRHKPALLFSLLAEQKRQGSLHSYLEGRHWITALRCAPRSLARGIDTLELTVDLTDEGFLNYRSVILAISEFFSFLRSKSPLDAYHQRDCARLMSNGFRFSENHPPEPHSQFIAESMQRPYPPELLLAAPRSNWEWEDDYTAPNGDVFGPGEQEKFHSYIEMARLENTRVILSARGDDFEKLDQTLGISQADWKWEEEPLRNTPYRKLTFDAQFLDAAMRTDDTSEFSLPPPNEFLPTKFGGAAQNITNNARPEQVKETSVLSLWRLQADVLKTSVILDIRSPAAGGTLRKVVLNMFLAKVVQDALVGTVYAAFLAGHQFTILPTSNGATLSFYGYVDKLPLVIERVLEQVRNLSVDAKKLEETTQLMRAVTLSRLIRPPRAQSDEFLLHLMSENDWTVEEIAKEVDAVVTPRELLDFQANLRLHARILMFVHGNVSDDDIIKMADVVEAGFIGTQQTFNELGPKTLLLPPGCNFVRVEKIPDPEEQQSALTYYLQLGPISDRRRDATALILSRLLFMSLANALAQIGRDVRCELLTMPGKVQQGLVISLQSEQTPDFLELQVETILNEIKGFLELLGDGDIKDVKRVFKGGWDLQPKNSTDLASWYDLHLLNGALDFDHGKFSEEDLKKVTMEDIRSLFMSHIHPSSTVRSKLSIHMISQNPTRIKRVSDDAVAAFNSLLEQHKSQLDFDAPQVCEDAKRVLGANPTLSEFSRYWSSILDEEKVDHEVILNLIPTLIERHPANGDGVQKIEGATYIENVDGFKTSYRSGS, from the exons GATGATTTACCCAGTCTCACTCTACTTTGTTTCCGGATGTTGTACAAG GGCACGAAAGAGTTTCCAAAGGAGAACGATTTTATCGAC TTCCTTAACGTGAACCACGGAGGATTCGATGCAGAAACGGACGCTTCAAACACAACCTATCACTTGAATATCACAGTATCTCGACTTTCTGAAGCCCTCTCTCGATTTTCGGCGCTTTTCCACTGCCCACTTTTCTCGATAGAATGTTTAACTCAGGAACTGAAGACGATGACGTCCGAACAAACGGATCAGCCGTTGGATGCCTCGTTCCGTGTGCTCACTGTTCTCATGCATCTGTCAAAGAATGGACATGTCCTCAAACAACCCAAGTCCGAGAAATCACTCGAGAAACTTCGGAAATTAGTGGGAAAGCCGGAAGCTACTCCTTCGGATTTATGTGACGATGTCGAGTTACTCAAAGAGATACGAAGACGGTTGGtggagtggtgggagaaggagTATTGTTCTAGTAGGATGGATTTGTGTGTCGTTGGGAAAG AGTCGTTGGACGAGCTCGCGGAAATGGTCGCAACGCGTTTTTCGCCCATCCGTAATCGGAATGTGGTACCTCTACCCGTGATTCGAGATCATCCTATCGGGCCCGATGAGATTGGG CAAATCATTATGATACAAGCCGGGGCGGATATACCTCAACTTCAAGTGACTTTCGCGGTGGAGAATCAAAGCGCTTTGTGGCGGCACAAGCCTGCTCTTCTGTTCTCTCTATTGGCTGAACAAAAACGACAGGGTTCTTTACATTCGTACCTGGAGGGTCGTCATTGGATTACTGCTCTCCGTTGCGCTCCACGTAGCCTTGCACGGGGAATCGACACTCTGGAGCTTACAGTAGACTTGACAGACGAAGGTTTTC TGAACTACCGGTCGGTGATATTGGCAATCTCCGAATTCTTCTCTTTCCTACGAAGCAAAAGCCCACTCGATGCTTATCACCAGCGGGATTGTGCAAGGCTGATGTCGAACGGATTTAGATTCTCAGAGAACCATCCACCAGAACCTCATTCTCAATTTATAGCGGAGAGCATGCAGCGTCCTTATCCGCCAGAGTTGCTCCTTGCTGCTCCTCGGTCCAATTGGGAATGGGAGGACGACTATACCGCGCCGAACGGCGATGTTTTTGGTCCGGGGGAACAAGAAAAGTTCCACTCGTATATCGAGATGGCTCGACTAGAGAACACTAGGGTCATTTTGAGCGCTCGAGGAGACGATTTTGAAAAGTTGGATCAAACACTTGGGATATCACAGGCCGACTGGAAGTGGGAAGAGGAACCGTTGCGCAATACTCCGTACAGAAAGCTTACCTTTGATGCACAGTTCCTCGATGCA GCAATGAGAACTGATGATACTTCCGAATTCTCTCTCCCCCCGCCTAACGAGTTTTTGCCAACCAAGTTCGGCGGTGCTGCACAG AACATCACCAACAACGCACGCCCCGAACAAGTTAAGGAGACATCCGTCCTCAGTTTGTGGCGATTGCAAGCAGATGTCCTCAAGACTTCGGTCATTCTTGACATCCGAAG CCCTGCTGCTGGGGGCACACTTCGCAAAGTAGTTCTTAATAT GTTTCTCGCAAAGGTAGTCCAAGATGCATTAGTTGGCACTGTGTATGCAGCGTTCTTGGCGGGACATCAATTCACTATTCTCCCGACGTCAAACGGAGCAACCCTGTCTTTCTATGGGTACGTCGACAAATTACCTCTTGTGATAGAACGCGTTCTGGAACAAGTGAGGAATCTCTCTGTCGATGCGAAGAAGCTGGAGGAAACGACTCAATTG ATGAGGGCTGTTACTCTGAGCCGTCTTATCCGACCTCCTCGAGCACAGTCTGACGAGTTTCTCTTGCATTTGATGTCCGAGAACGATTGGACTGTAGAGGAGATTGCGAAAGAGGTAGATG CTGTAGTCACCCCGCGAGAATTGCTCGATTTCCAGGCTAACCTGCGATTACATGCTCGTATACTCATGTTCGTGCATGGAAACGTTTCAGACGAC GACATTATCAAGATGGCAGACGTCGTCGAGGCCGGGTTTATAGGCACACAACAAACGTTCAACGAGCTCGGACCTAAAACGCTCCTTCTACCACCTG GATGCAACTTTGTACGGGTCGAAAAGATTCCTGATCCTGAAGAGCAGCAATCTGCACTGACTTATTATCTTCAACTGGGACCCATCAGCGATCGCCGACGGGATGCCACTGCTCTCATCCTTTCACGACTACTATTCATGTCTCTAGCGAATGCGTTGGCACAGATTGGACGAGATGTGCGATGCGAGTTGTTGACTATGCCCGGCAAAGTACAACAAGGACTCGTCATATCGCTGCAGAGCGAACAGACTCCCGATTTCCTCGAGCTTCAGGTAGAAACTATATTGAATGAGATTAAAGGGTTCCTCGAGCTTCTAGGAGATGGAGATATCAAAGACGTCAAACGAGTATTTAAGGGCGGGTGGGATCTACAACCGAAGAATTCTACCGACCTCGCTAGTTGGTATGATCTACATCTGTTGAATGGAGCACTCGACTTTGATCACG GGAAATTCTCAGAGGAAGATCTGAAGAAAGTTACGATGGAGGATATTCGGTCCCTTTTCATGTCGCATATCCATCCTTCGTCGACAGTTCGATCCAAACTATCCATCCACATGATATCACAGAATCCAACGCGGATCAAGAGAGTCAGTGATGATGCGGTAGCAGCATTCAACTCTCTACTGGAACAACATAAAAGCCAACTTGATTTTGATGCCCCCCAGGTGTGTGAAGACGCGAAGAGGGTTTTGGGAGCGAACCCGACGCTTTCAGAGTTCAGTCGGTACTGGTCTTCTATTCTGGACGAGGAGAAGGTCGATCATGAGGTCATTTTGAATCTGATACCTACCCTGATTGAGAGACATCCTGCGAATGGAGATGGAGTTCAGAAGATTGAAGGGGCTACGTATATTGAGAATGTTGATGGGTTCAAGACTTCTTATCGTTCCGGGAGCTAG